AACTTGCGCTTCAGGTCCGAGAGCTCCACCTCGTCGCCGTCCTCGAAGAGCCCGGACAGCAGGCTCTGCTCGTAGTCGAGAAGACCGTCGTCACCGTCGGGGTCGGGAAGCCGGACCAGCTTCCAGTCGGCGCTGCGGAAGAGGCCGCGTTTCTGTGTCTCCTCGATGCGAAGGTAGCCACGGACGGCGAGGTCGACGATCGTGGCCGTGACGTCGAGCGGGTGCGCCGTCTCGTCGACGAGCGTGCCGACGAGCCCCGGACGCAGCCCGTCGGGCGGTGTGAACTCCACGGGAATCGGCTCACCGCGCCCGGTGGGAACCGGCTCGTCGCCCACCAGTGCGACGTCGGCGTCGGTGGCGAAGGCCGTCGCAACGGCGTCACCGCGTAGCCGCCGGTCACGGCCGATCGTCCACAACAGTCGCCCGACGAGGAAGAGCACGACGACCAGGAGGACGGCGGCGATTCCCACGGTGGCGGGTGTGATCGAGAACGCCCGCGTGAACGCCCAGCGCTCCTCGAGGATCGGCTCGGTCGTGGCGACGGCCCCGGGTTCGAATCCGACGACGACGGTGAGGCCCTCGCCCGACGTGAGACCGGAATCGCCGAACCGGGCGGCATTCCCGAACACCGGCGACGTGTCGCACGCGAGTTGCGAGCCCTCGAAACCGGCGAAGCACCCGACCTGTGTGACCTGTGACGGCGTGGTGACCGTGGCGGTGACGGAGTCGATGGGAACACCCCAGGCGTTCCCGGTGACGTTCCAGAACAGCTCGTCGTGGTCGCGGAAGCCGTTCAGGGCTCCGCTGACCGTGTACTCGATCTGGTACGTGTGGACACCGCTGATCGTGGCATCGGGGTCACCGATTCGGATCGTGCGTACCCCGTCGCCTTCGAGGCTGAAGTGCGCGGAGGCATCGGAACCGGGCGTGGTGACCGACACGACGTCCAACGGTGTGACGCGGTCGTACTCGTCGTCGTAGCGAAAGCGCACGGGGATGGAGCGGAGGATCCCGTGACGCTCCTGGAAGCCGAAGTCGTAGACGATCGTCTCGCGCACGAAGAGATCCCCTGACTCCCTCACGGTGATGTCGGCGTTGAAGGAGGTGATGCGCTCGCCGAAGCCCGCTGTCGGGTCCCCGCTACCACTCTGGGCGCCGCTGAGGCGACCGGCGGCGACGACGAACACGGCCCCGACAGCCACCAGGGCGATGAGCCAGCGCCGCGCTCCCAGTGGCATCGTCGACGACACGGTTGGACCCTAGGAGCGGTGGCGGCCGTCGTGGGCCGACGCGTGCTCGCGGCCGGGTGCCTCGTCGTCGCCGGTGTCGGGCGACTCGGTCACCTCGGAGGGGGCCGTGGCGGCCTCCTCGTCGAAGAGATGCGACCAACACGCCGGGTCGCCACCCTGGTCGGGATCGTGGCCGTCACGGCCATGCGCCGACCGCCGGTCCGGCGTGACGCGCGATTCCTGGTCCGAGCGCGGTTCGGGCGGTGTGGCATCGTTCACAGAAGTCCCACGGTACCGGCTGCCGCCGGTCGGCGACCCGAGAACGGAGGACCGCGACGATGTCGGCGTTTCTGCTTCCCCCGGAACGGGTGAACTCGCTCGACGAATACCTCGCCACCGACACCGGCGGGTTGGGTCTCGCCCGCGCCCGTGAAATGGGCCCCGAGGAGACGATCGCCGAGGTCACGCGCTCCGGTCTGCGCGGGCGCGGAGGGGGCGGCTTCCCGACGGGGAGGAAATGGCAGGGAATCGCGGGCCAGACGGGACTGCGGCGCTATCTCGTGTGCAACGGTGCCGAGGGCGAGCCGGGGACCTTCAAGGATCGCGCACTGCTTCGCGCCAACCCCTACCAGTTCGTCGAGGGGCTCATCATCGCAGCCTTCGCGGTCGACGCCGCCGAGGCCTACGTCGGAGTGAAGGCGAGCTTCGAGCGCGAGATCGACCGGGTGACCTCCGCGGTTCTCGACTTCCAGAACGCCGGGTTCTGCGAGGGGTGCTCGGTCACCGTCGTCGCCGGCCCCGACGAGTACCTCTTCGGTGAGGAGAAGGCGATGCTGGAGGTGATCGAGGGCAACGACCCCCTCCCACGGTGGTTGCCGCCCTACATCCACGGCCTGTTCGCCACGGCCCCCCAGCTCGGGTGGCAGTCTCACGACCTCGACCTCGACATGGCGACCGACGACGAGGTCGCGGTGGGCTCCCACCCGACGCTCGTCAACAACGTGGAGACGCTCTCGAACGTCCCCCACATCCTCGCTCGCGGCTCCGACTGGTTCCGCACGCTCGGAACCGAGGAGTCGCCGGGCACAGTCGTCACGACCGTCGTCGGCGACGTCGTGGGCCCCGACGTGGGGGAGGTCGAGCTGGGCACACCCCTGGGTGTCGTCATCGACGCCGTGGGCAGCGGCCCATGTCCCGGTCGCTCCGTCAAGGCCGTGTTCTCCGGTGTCGCCAACCCCGTGGTCACCGGCAACCAGCTCGACGCTCCGGTCAGCTACGAGGGGATGAACGCCATCGGAACCGGGATGGGGGCGGCAGGGTTCATCGTCTACGACGACACGGCGTGCATGGTGGGTGTGGCCTACGCCTTCTCCCGGTTCCTGTCCATCGAGTCGTGCGGGCAGTGCCCGCCGTGCAAGCTCGGATCGGGTGCGATCACCGAGCACCTGGAGAACATCGAGCTCGGCCGTGGGACCGACGACGACATCACCGGCATCAACCACTGGTTGAGCCACGTCAGCGACGGGAACCGCTGCTACCTCGCCGTCGAGGAGGAGCGCGTCGTCAGCAGCATCCTGCGGGCCTTCCCCGAGGAGTTCGCCGCACACATCGAGACCGGGACGTGCCCCAACCCCGACAGCCGTGTCGTGCCGAAGCTGGTCGATCTCGCGGGTGGGCAGGCCACCTACGACCCCGACTACCACCGGAAGCGGCCCGACTGGACCTACGAGCCCGACACGGGCGGATGAGCCGTGCGGGAATGGCATCAACGCGCGAGGTGTTGATCGCGAAGTCCGGTCCACACATTGACGTGCCAGGAGAGAGCCGATGAGCGTCGTCCCCGACTCCCATTCCGACATCCTCGACAAGATCGCTTTCGCCCACGTGGCGACGATCGGTCCCGACGGCGGCCCCCAGAACAACCCTGTGTGGTTCGACTGGGACGGTGAAACACTCCGGTTCAGCCAGACGACGGGACGCCAGAAGTTCAAGAACCTGGAGCGCGACGGCAGAGTCGCGCTCTCGATCCAGGATCCCGACGACCCCTACCGCTACCTCGAGATCCGCGGCGAGGTGGAGGGCGTCGACGACGACTCCACGAACGAGTTCATCGACCGCATGGCCAAGAAGTACATGGACCAGGACACCTACCCCGGGCACCAGCCGGGCGACCACCGGATGGTGGTTCGCGTCCGACCAACGAAGACGACGCACATGGGGTAGGCGCCTGTCGCCGGCCACGCCGTTCCTGGCACATCCGGCCGAGCACATACGCTCCGGCGATG
This Acidimicrobiia bacterium DNA region includes the following protein-coding sequences:
- a CDS encoding DUF2207 domain-containing protein; amino-acid sequence: MSSTMPLGARRWLIALVAVGAVFVVAAGRLSGAQSGSGDPTAGFGERITSFNADITVRESGDLFVRETIVYDFGFQERHGILRSIPVRFRYDDEYDRVTPLDVVSVTTPGSDASAHFSLEGDGVRTIRIGDPDATISGVHTYQIEYTVSGALNGFRDHDELFWNVTGNAWGVPIDSVTATVTTPSQVTQVGCFAGFEGSQLACDTSPVFGNAARFGDSGLTSGEGLTVVVGFEPGAVATTEPILEERWAFTRAFSITPATVGIAAVLLVVVLFLVGRLLWTIGRDRRLRGDAVATAFATDADVALVGDEPVPTGRGEPIPVEFTPPDGLRPGLVGTLVDETAHPLDVTATIVDLAVRGYLRIEETQKRGLFRSADWKLVRLPDPDGDDGLLDYEQSLLSGLFEDGDEVELSDLKRKFAARMKKVQTKLYEEMVERGWYRRRPDHTRLLWFLAGVGLLAVGVGLTVVAAVFTTWGLVPIPIAIGGLVLVIGSHWAPARTAKGTGVLRRTLGFRRFIEESEARRAEFAERKNLFTEYLPYAVVFGATDKWANAFEGLDAEAVEGWYVGTGAFHAPSFSSNLESFSTSAAGTLSASASSGSSGFSGGGGGGGFGGGGGGSW
- a CDS encoding NADH-ubiquinone oxidoreductase-F iron-sulfur binding region domain-containing protein — its product is MSAFLLPPERVNSLDEYLATDTGGLGLARAREMGPEETIAEVTRSGLRGRGGGGFPTGRKWQGIAGQTGLRRYLVCNGAEGEPGTFKDRALLRANPYQFVEGLIIAAFAVDAAEAYVGVKASFEREIDRVTSAVLDFQNAGFCEGCSVTVVAGPDEYLFGEEKAMLEVIEGNDPLPRWLPPYIHGLFATAPQLGWQSHDLDLDMATDDEVAVGSHPTLVNNVETLSNVPHILARGSDWFRTLGTEESPGTVVTTVVGDVVGPDVGEVELGTPLGVVIDAVGSGPCPGRSVKAVFSGVANPVVTGNQLDAPVSYEGMNAIGTGMGAAGFIVYDDTACMVGVAYAFSRFLSIESCGQCPPCKLGSGAITEHLENIELGRGTDDDITGINHWLSHVSDGNRCYLAVEEERVVSSILRAFPEEFAAHIETGTCPNPDSRVVPKLVDLAGGQATYDPDYHRKRPDWTYEPDTGG
- a CDS encoding PPOX class F420-dependent oxidoreductase, which gives rise to MSVVPDSHSDILDKIAFAHVATIGPDGGPQNNPVWFDWDGETLRFSQTTGRQKFKNLERDGRVALSIQDPDDPYRYLEIRGEVEGVDDDSTNEFIDRMAKKYMDQDTYPGHQPGDHRMVVRVRPTKTTHMG